The following coding sequences are from one Schizosaccharomyces osmophilus chromosome 1, complete sequence window:
- the nob1 gene encoding ribosome biogenesis protein Nob1, translated as MSKSITHLVLDTGGIICSSSLLRNSAEKFYTTPRVVQEIRDEASRRNFELWGGKVIQRVPKQEFIKKVSDFAKKTGDFASLSITDIHILALTYELEFEFNGGDWRLRQYPGQKRINGKPPANLNNELNGKENSLPLEDKKEAVEKSEQNQESVMEQQKRDENENENGASSSDENPKLTEEEQEDREEEDDGWITPSNIRKKKAQDGAGESVVQPSHLKVACATTDFAMQNVMLQIGLNLVSSDGMKIQNVKRFVLRCHGCFAVVNDMSKTFCPSCGGDTLIKTTCSINSKGEFQVHLKKNFEWKTRGTKYAIPKPVHGTASGKGKKNPVLRGDQPEYQKAVRYMQRKKEVDLMDQDYLPSLLTGAPKEHMRISVGAGRKNPNEVRKTRH; from the exons ATGAGTAAATCAATTACTCACCTCGTTTTGGATACTGGTGGGATTATATGCTCAAGCTCTCTTTTGAGGAATTCTGCTGAGAAATTTTATACTACACCTCGAGTTGTTCAAGAAATTCGAGATGAAGCTTCACGTAGAAATTTTGAGCTCTGGGGCGGTAAAGTCATCCAGCGAGTTCCCAAGCAAGagtttataaaaaaag TTTCtgattttgcaaaaaaaactGGTgattttgcttctttatcCATTACAGATATTCACATCCTTGCCCTGACGTACGAActtgaatttgaattcAATGGAGGAGATTGGAGACTTCGTCAATATCCCGGTCAGAAGCGAATTAACGGAAAGCCTCCGGCTAATCTTAACAATGAAttaaatggaaaagaaaactcgTTGCCACTCGAAGACAAGAAGGAAGCTGTGGAAAAGTCTGAACAAAACCAAGAATCGGTGATGGAGCAGCAAAAGAGggatgaaaacgaaaatgaaaatggtGCTTCTAGCAGTGATGAAAATCCGAAATTAACGGaggaagaacaagaagaccGAGAGGAGGAAGATGATGGTTGGATTACGCCTTCCAATATTCGCAAGAAGAAGGCCCAGGATGGTGCTGGTGAAAGCGTCGTTCAACCGTCTCACTTGAAGGTTGCATGTGCAACAACTGACTTTGCTATGCAAAATGTTATGTTACAAATAGGCTtaaatttggtttcttcaGATGGAATGAAGATTCAAAACGTTAAGCGCTTTGTACTTCGCTGTCATGGTTGCTTTGCTGTTGTTAATGACATGTCGAAAACGTTCTGTCCTTCCTGCGGAGGTGATACCCTAATCAAAACCACCTGTAGCATAAATTCCAAAGGTGAATTTCAGGTCcacttgaaaaagaactttgaaTGGAAGACCCGCGGTACGAAATATGCTATCCCTAAACCAGTTCACGGTACAGCAAGTGGTAAAGGTAAGAAAAATCCTGTTTTGCGTGGGGATCAGCCGGAATATCAAAAGGCTGTTCGTTATATGCAGCGCAAGAAGGAAGTCGATCTCATGGACCAAGATTATTTGCCTTCTCTGTTGACCGGTGCCCCCAAGGAACATATGCGTATCAGCGTTGGTGCTGGTagaaagaatccaaacGAGGTTCGTAAAACAAGACACTGA
- the itt1 gene encoding ubiquitin-protein ligase E3 involved in cytoplasmic translational termination yields the protein MIKETFIDENRELISDELVALQSIYPELELDGNNCGRVSIPVSTEDTFYLSFPDLQTNRLDTIAVKHFPAIELEFFLRQGYPQKSPPVFFVKSSWLPMKQQRALTSSMVALWNEIHDCVLFDAIELLRSDASSAFQCPKEMVFPSGSENLKQEFLATDKHATLTEFESRKFVCLICFDQFNGKDCFQLSRCGHVCCKQCLTDYYSVCVEEGMFSQLKCVDLECAKTAPILSLEEMEMIVGMELTKRFQELDEKRRYENDTNIVFCPRKSCQGPARRDPGQKLAICLKCDFAFCSFCQASWHGDLSACRLQGDSKKLVKMYLEHLETDKDKAEELEKRYGKRILDKLVEQVKNDEEAERWALLNGQRCPTCDRVVERIDGCCHMICLCGSHFCFLCGAYLMIANPYIHFNDPSSTCYAMLFASPEEKQRFSENWL from the coding sequence ATGATTAAGGAAACATTCATTGACGAAAATAGGGAGTTAATTTCAGATGAATTGGTTGCTCTACAGTCCATTTATCCTGAACTTGAACTGGATGGCAACAATTGTGGTCGCGTTTCCATCCCCGTGTCAACAGAAGACACTTTCTATTTGTCTTTTCCGGACTTACAGACGAATAGATTAGATACTATAGCGGTGAAACATTTTCCTGCTATAGAATTAGAGTTTTTTCTTCGGCAAGGATATCCTCAAAAGTCGCCGCCggttttctttgtaaagTCATCATGGCTTCCTATGAAACAACAGCGTGCTTTAACATCCTCTATGGTGGCATTGTGGAATGAGATTCATGACtgtgttttgtttgatgCGATTGAACTTTTGCGCTCTGATGCATCATCGGCATTTCAATGTCCGAAGGAGATGGTCTTTCCATCAGGCTCAGAGAACTTGAAACAAGAATTCCTTGCAACAGATAAGCATGCGACTTTAACGGAGTTTGAGAGTCGTAAATTTGTGTGCttgatttgttttgatCAATTCAACGGCAAAGATTGCTTTCAGCTATCTCGGTGTGGTCATGTATGCTGTAAGCAATGCCTTACCGATTATTATTCTGTTTGCGTTGAAGAAGGGATGTTTTCTCAGTTAAAGTGTGTCGATTTGGAGTGTGCTAAAACTGCTCCTATTCTGTCACTCGaggaaatggaaatgatAGTAGGTATGGAATTGACAAAGAGATTCCAGGAATTAGACGAAAAGCGGAGGTATGAAAATGATACAAATATTGTATTTTGTCCACGTAAATCATGTCAAGGCCCGGCAAGACGAGATCCGGGTCAAAAACTTGCAATCTGTCTCAAGTGtgattttgctttttgttccttttgtCAAGCATCATGGCATGGCGACTTGTCTGCTTGTAGACTTCAGGGTGATTCTAAAAAATTAGTGAAAATGTATTTGGAGCATCTTGAAACAGACAAAGACAAGGCTGAAGAGCTTGAAAAACGGTATGGTAAACGCATTCTGGACAAGCTCGTCGAGCAAGTTAAGAACgatgaagaagctgaaCGTTGGGCTCTTTTGAACGGTCAGCGTTGCCCTACTTGCGATCGGGTAGTTGAGAGAATTGATGGATGCTGTCACATGATTTGTCTTTGCGGGTCtcatttttgctttctctGTGGTGCTTATCTCATGATAGCAAATCCTTATATACACTTCAATGACCCTAGTAGTACGTGTTATGCGATGTTGTTTGCTTCtccagaagaaaaacaacgCTTTTCAGAAAACTGGTTATGA
- the med6 gene encoding mediator complex subunit Med6 encodes MSSTPSLDLSNIQWRMPEWVQSVGGLRTENVLDYFSFSPFYDHKSNNQMLKMQSQFNALDLGDLNNHLRRLTGTQFVVTHERPPFLWIIQKQHRLNEQEVRPLNTYFVCNENIYMAPNAYSLLATRMLNATHSLQTALKKIERMPQYHPQGGYTYSQNMSDNPSSQIKDAQESDNNENTNADNNADGTFSTEDFSVVRAFMKSLHSFPNPSNP; translated from the exons ATGTCATCTACACCTTCTCTCGATCTCAGCAATATACAATGGCGGATGCCTGAATGGGTACAATCTGTGGGAGGTCTGCGGACCGAAAATG TTCTTGAttacttttcattttctccCTTTTATGATCATAAATCCAACAATCAGATGCTAAAAATGCAATCTCAGTTTAATGCTCTCGATTTGGGTGACCTGAATAATCATTTAAGAAGATTGACCGGAACACAGTTCGTTGTAACTCATGAAAGACCTCCCTTTTTATGgattattcaaaaacaacatcGGCTCAATGAGCAAGAAG TACGACCATTAAATActtattttgtttgtaacGAAAATATTTACATGGCTCCCAATGCATATTCATTACTGGCAACTAGAATG TTGAATGCTACTCATAGTCTTCAAACGgctttaaagaaaattgaaagaatgcCTCAGTACCATCCTCAAGGAGGATATACATACTCTCAGAATATGTCTGATAATCCAAGTTCCCAAATCAAAGATGCACAGGAATCAGATAATAACGAAAATACAAATGCAGATAATAATGCCGACGGTACATTTTCTACTGAGGATTTCTCAGTCGTGCGAGCATTTATGAAGAGCCTACACTCTTTCCCTAATCCCTCTAATCCGTAG
- the tna1 gene encoding carboxylic acid transmembrane transporter Tna1 encodes MSTESSGSDKATSKIDHVIVDEKKNDSTGSSSNSLVERELSMDERKRLLRRLDLVLAPTIMIFYLIAFLDRTNIGNAKVAGMSEDLHLKGNQFNIVTSLFYVTFILLEIPITLLIKKVQPKQMLTLIVLTFSLTTIFTGFVQNFAGFLVTRLVLGACEAGLFPCLTVYLTMIYSRDELAPRIAYLFAASALSGAFSGLFAYAILHMQNVGGYAGWRWLFIIEGLIGFVSGVLGYFIIPNDPAKAWFLSEPYRDMVRHRKEQRRSDLADQFDWKSIFDAFKDKKIYLSSLAEFGQDTCLYGFSTFLPAIIQGMGHQSLSVQYLTIPVYILGAVVYIVASFLSDRFRSRGLILIASNIFPIIGYILLLTCQGKNDVLYFACYLCSLGIYTGAGLNVTWLSANVAPHYKRATAISMQMAIANSAGILSGQVYQFPPKYVAGHATSLVAIGIATVLHILTILYYSAKNASKRRCMEQLTPKELSKQPQNDEDPLFLYML; translated from the coding sequence ATGTCTACTGAGTCTTCAGGTTCGGATAAAGCGACTTCCAAAATAGACCATGTTATCGTAGacgagaaaaaaaacgattCTACGGGCTCATCATCGAATAGCCTTGTGGAAAGAGAGCTTTCCATGGATGAGAGAAAACGTTTGCTGAGGCGTTTAGATTTGGTTTTAGCTCCTACAATCATgatcttttatttaattgcCTTTTTGGATCGTACCAACATTGGCAACGCAAAAGTCGCTGGCATGTCTGAAGATTTACACTTGAAAGGAAACCAATTCAATATTGTAACGAGCTTATTTTATGTcacttttattttgttagAAATACCCATCACTTTGTTGATCAAGAAAGTCCAGCCAAAGCAAATGCTCACTCTCATCGTTCTTACTTTTTCGCTTACAACAATATTCACTGGATTCGTTCAGAACTTTGCCGGGTTTCTTGTTACTCGCCTTGTTTTAGGTGCCTGTGAGGCAGGTCTGTTTCCTTGCCTCACAGTATATTTAACCATGATTTACTCTAGAGACGAGCTGGCACCACGCATTGCATATCTATTCGCTGCTTCAGCACTTTCCGGTGCCTTCAGTGGCCTTTTTGCCTATGCCATTTTGCATATGCAAAATGTCGGAGGCTACGCTGGATGGCGTTGGTTGTTTATCATTGAAGGGTTGATTGGATTCGTTTCTGGAGTCCTTGGGTATTTTATCATTCCCAATGATCCCGCAAAGGCTTGGTTCCTGTCTGAGCCCTATCGGGATATGGTTCGTCATCGTAAAGAACAGCGACGCTCGGATTTGGCAGATCAATTCGACTGGAAAAGCATTTTCGACGCttttaaagataaaaaaatttaccTTTCCTCTCTTGCTGAATTTGGGCAGGATACTTGCTTGTACGGTTTCAGTACCTTTCTTCCCGCCATTATCCAAGGAATGGGCCATCAATCTCTTTCCGTTCAATACCTTACCATCCCAGTGTATATCCTTGGTGCTGTCGTCTACATCGTAGCCTCTTTCCTTTCGGATCGCTTTAGATCGAGAGGTCTTATTTTGATTGCTAGCAATATCTTCCCCATCATCGGTTATATATTGCTGCTAACCTGTCAAGGAAAAAACGATGTTTTATACTTTGCTTGCTATTTATGCTCCTTGGGAATTTACACCGGCGCTGGTCTTAATGTCACTTGGTTGAGCGCTAATGTTGCACCTCATTACAAGCGTGCAACAGCTATTAGTATGCAAATGGCAATTGCAAACTCTGCTGGTATTCTCTCTGGCCAAGTGTATCAGTTTCCGCCCAAGTACGTAGCTGGCCATGCTACCTCTTTAGTTGCCATTGGCATCGCAACCGTTTTGCACATCCTGACTATCTTATACTATTCAGCTAAGAATGCTTCGAAAAGACGTTGTATGGAGCAATTGACTCCCAAGGAACTATCCAAACAGCCCCAAAATGACGAGGATCCTCTATTCCTATATATGCTTTAA
- the urg2 gene encoding uracil phosphoribosyltransferase, producing MTNTANSIVFSSSSVETMKNITISDHPVVNELISILRDLSLKPSQVRSVVDEISRFLAYESTKCLDVSSVSVIPVLRSGMSMMSAFSKVLPDVPIYHIGIFREKSSLQPIEYYNKLPKHSTEVAIVLDPVMATGGTAQAVITTLQEWGCKHIVFVSVLASAQAVARFNDTPNVEFVFGAIDKSLDDKGYLVPGIGDIGDRLYGATA from the coding sequence atgaCAAACACTGCCAATTcgattgttttttcttcctcctctGTAGAAACCATGAAAAACATAACTATTTCGGATCATCCTGTTGTCAACGAATTAATTTCCATTCTTCGTGACTTGTCCTTGAAGCCTTCCCAAGTGCGCAGTGTGGTGGATGAGATTTCTCGATTCTTGGCCTACGAGTCTACAAAGTGTTTGGACGTTTCCTCCGTGTCCGTAATCCCAGTCCTTCGTTCCGGCATGTCAATGATGAGTGCTTTCTCCAAAGTATTGCCAGATGTTCCAATCTACCATATCGGAATTTTCCGAGAAAAAAGCTCTCTGCAGCCCATTGAGTATTACAACAAGCTTCCCAAACATTCTACAGAAGTCGCCATTGTGTTGGACCCCGTTATGGCTACTGGTGGTACTGCTCAGGCGGTGATTACTACTCTCCAAGAATGGGGCTGCAAGCACATTGTCTTTGTTAGTGTTTTGGCAAGTGCACAAGCTGTTGCTCGTTTCAACGACACTCCTAATGTCGAGTTTGTCTTTGGTGCCATCGACAAGAGCCTCGATGACAAAGGTTACCTCGTCCCTGGCATTGGCGACATTGGCGATCGGCTCTACGGCGCCACTGCTTAG
- the urg3 gene encoding DUF1688 family fungal conserved protein, implicated in uracil or riboflavin metabolism, with protein sequence MTTETIADILSLQNIRTKAQRVLAIAEKNRLHAFEYDPSKLDAVADFVVWVVQKDFKGKYDTIPPHGRWQHFEVGNIPRLTRLIHTWTDQGVSSLEVCKRVLDITFLSVLLDAGAGDTWSYLDGVERYARSEGLAVASLRCFEKGLFSHDPENPYQVDGLALSQLKTEALAEGFQVSKQNPIAGIEGRASILRALGNQLQSSRPSFFVDSIFPTGNFASEYLDVETLWSELQTVLIPIWPERTKYEGKNIGDAWYLSTIDSMQPFHKLTQWLTYSLLVPLKRLLHVQVVNETLLTGLPEYRNGGLFVDLGVLKLRPEYPTTEEYEPDSVVIVEWRAMTIVLLDKLLSLVNERLREELKTPLSLAQMLEAGSWKSGRIIARKLRPTSAGSPILIKSDGTLF encoded by the coding sequence ATGACTACAGAAACAATTGCAGACATCCTGTCTTTACAAAACATTCGCACCAAGGCTCAGAGAGTTTTGGCCATTGCCGAGAAAAATCGGCTGCATGCTTTTGAGTACGATCCTAGCAAGCTTGACGCGGTAGCAGATTTTGTGGTATGGGTggttcaaaaagatttcaaGGGTAAATACGACACAATTCCCCCTCATGGAAGATGGCAACACTTTGAGGTTGGAAACATTCCACGTCTCACTCGACTGATACATACTTGGACCGATCAAGGTGTATCTTCTCTTGAAGTCTGCAAGCGTGTTTTGGACATAACGTTTCTTAGTGTTTTGCTCGATGCTGGTGCCGGGGATACATGGTCGTATTTGGATGGCGTTGAACGCTATGCCCGTAGTGAAGGGTTAGCGGTCGCCAGTCTTCGTTGCTTTGAGAAAGGTTTGTTCTCTCATGATCCCGAAAACCCATACCAGGTAGACGGTTTAGCTTTAAGCCAACTGAAAACGGAAGCATTGGCTGAGGGCTTTCAAGTTTCCAAACAAAACCCAATTGCTGGTATAGAGGGAAGAGCATCCATTCTTCGTGCTTTGGGAAACCAATTGCAGAGCTCTCGTCCtagtttttttgttgattctATTTTTCCAACGGGAAACTTTGCTTCGGAGTACCTCGATGTTGAAACGCTGTGGTCGGAATTACAAACAGTATTGATCCCCATTTGGCCTGAGCGTACAAAATATGAGGGAAAGAATATCGGAGATGCTTGGTATTTATCAACCATTGACTCTATGCAGCCTTTCCATAAATTAACGCAATGGCTCACTTACTCTCTCTTGGTTCCTTTGAAGCGATTGCTGCACGTACAAGTGGTCAACGAAACACTTTTGACCGGATTACCCGAATACAGAAATGGAGGGCTTTTTGTAGACCTTGGCGTACTCAAGCTTCGTCCCGAATATCCCACTACCGAAGAATACGAGCCGGACAGCGTTGTTATCGTCGAGTGGAGAGCCATGACCATTGTCTTGCTTGATAAGCTACTAAGCTTGGTAAACGAGCGCCTGCGAGAGGAGTTAAAGACCCCATTGTCCTTGGCACAAATGTTGGAAGCTGGAAGTTGGAAATCCGGAAGAATTATTGCTCGCAAGTTACGACCCACCAGTGCCGGCAGTCCTATTCTCATCAAAAGTGATGGTACATTGTTTTAG
- the urg1 gene encoding GTP cyclohydrolase II Urg1, whose amino-acid sequence MLATEQPKPSTHEENHPTVLVKKPLYTRPVVLTTYPTQNKSDPFPLNWGASSPQKRGPITVSRSIETLPHRNAIGAHGGSYCVYNSLAVAGGFLPADHHPDFTLTQPTFEFPEVASWHDKNKIVAMDPYGHDTPRYFKEYLEKGYDIRPTIAITRANIRVTEIQRSIENGSLAVDGKVVLNKEGDIAVTKVAVEPVWYLPGVAERFGVDEITLRRALFEQMGGAYPELITRPDIKVFLPPIGGATAYIFGPPEYLSDPTKKLAVRVHDECNGSDVFQSDICTCRPYLVFGLEEAAKEAQNGGAGLVVYYRKEGRALGEVVKYLVYNKRKRTGDTADNYFRRTEELAGVRDMRFQALMPDILHWFGITKIERLLSMSNMKYDAIVGSGISIVQRVTIPEDLIPADSQVEIDAKIQSGYFSDQKKVTQEDLACVHGRTW is encoded by the coding sequence ATGTTGGCTACTGAACAGCCAAAACCTAGCACTCATGAAGAGAATCATCCAACTGTTTTGGTGAAGAAGCCTCTGTATACCCGTCCTGTTGTTTTGACGACCTATCCAACACAAAACAAGTCCGACCCTTTCCCTTTAAATTGGGGAGCATCATCACCTCAAAAGCGTGGTCCTATAACAGTTTCTCGTTCCATTGAAACTCTTCCTCACAGAAACGCCATTGGAGCTCATGGCGGTAGCTATTGTGTTTACAACTCGTTGGCCGTGGCAGGTGGGTTCTTGCCTGCTGACCATCACCCGGATTTTACACTCACACAACCTACCTTTGAGTTTCCTGAAGTTGCTTCCTGGCACGATAAGAACAAGATTGTTGCCATGGACCCCTATGGCCATGACACCCCTCGGTACTTTAAAGAGTACTTGGAGAAGGGATATGATATCCGTCCTACTATTGCTATTACCCGTGCAAACATTCGAGTAACTGAAATCCAACGTTCTATCGAAAATGGATCTCTAGCGGTGGATGGCAAAGTTGTACTCAACAAGGAGGGCGACATTGCCGTTACGAAAGTGGCAGTGGAACCTGTTTGGTATCTTCCCGGAGTCGCTGAGCGATTTGGTGTGGACGAGATCACTCTTCGTAGAGCCTTATTTGAGCAAATGGGTGGTGCTTATCCTGAATTAATTACCCGTCCCGATATTAAGGTCTTTCTTCCACCCATTGGAGGTGCCACTGCTTACATATTTGGTCCTCCTGAGTACCTGAGTGATCCTACAAAAAAGTTGGCCGTCCGTGTTCACGATGAATGCAATGGTTCTGATGTTTTCCAGAGTGATATTTGCACCTGCAGACCTTATTTGGTGTTTGGTCTTGAGGAAGCCGCTAAAGAAGCACAGAATGGTGGCGCTGGCCTAGTTGTTTATTACCGTAAGGAAGGCCGTGCTCTGGGTGAAGTTGTTAAATACCTTGTTTACAATAAGCGTAAGCGTACTGGAGATACCGCTGACAACTATTTTCGCCGAACCGAAGAATTAGCAGGTGTCCGTGATATGCGTTTCCAAGCTTTAATGCCGGATATCCTCCACTGGTTCGGAATTACCAAAATTGAACGCTTGCTCAGTATGTCTAACATGAAATACGATGCCATTGTCGGATCTGGAATTTCTATCGTGCAGCGCGTTACGATCCCAGAAGACCTCATTCCTGCCGATTCGCAAGTCGAAATCGACGCCAAAATTCAGTCTGGATACTTTTCtgatcaaaagaaagtcacGCAAGAGGACTTGGCCTGTGTTCACGGTCGTACCTGGTGA
- the toe1 gene encoding DNA-binding transcription factor, zf-fungal binuclear cluster type — protein sequence MNGMKAQHPSSILMLKRKRALEACDSCRKQKTRCLAGPPDDEDRTCLRCRSLQLECSLAKFNQTLRKPDGDALESSAAVILNVNLEKRLKVLEKAVSSLSTSALHARPTYPSEDIYLNGILSLDEIELLLDIFIERYGKRWLSLDCTGAEYLEFLYRKSHLLLVTACVIALRHNPSLKARVYSQLLDIVDLLVSQELLTASPSLQFFEAVSILSLYQPLRYVQKQDLWLLSGFALRHRILSSTQGWFNGFVGSRSTLTYLDIVPARTWNHLCHAHLLMCIGYRRHAMLEEPTFDECRNILTNCQASEFDGNILGMLSVYSMLYRLLRSSFDLDYAIFQLEEWRKEWCHLWEQPEPVYSQVAYFYAYNVVYEVGIQMTSDTKHLANIAEYVGMLETYALKTVNAIFELSAYDMSRCSDHVLFHAAFACASMLRLMYAAKTKDIGSLAVQTELLNEVVTKTWKWLLLISVDQYHFATKFATYLKEYQSTVNEADPDTFLSSAKSGSSIVPSSSDPTSTPSTWYRGPPRAVSDATLQGIKPYNLGVATVEHG from the exons ATGAATGGAATGAAAGCCCAACATCCATCCAGTATACTTATGCTTAAACGGAAAAGAGCATTGGAAGCTTGTGACTCTtgcagaaaacaaaaaacacGATGTCTTGCAGGTCCACCCGATGATGAAGATCGCACATGTTTGCGGTGTCGTTCTTTACAGCTCGAATGTAGCTTGGCCAAATTTAACCAGACTCTCCGTAAACCTGATGGCGATGCCTTGGAATCTTCAGCAGCAGTCATTCTCAATGTAAATCTCGAAAAAAG acttaaagttttggaaaaggcCGTAAGCTCTCTTTCAACGTCGGCCCTCCATGCACGACCCACCTACCCTTCTGAAGACATTTATCTCAACGGTATACTCTCTCTTGATGAAATTGAGCTCTTATTGGATATTTTCATTGAACGCTATGGTAAGCGTTGGCTATCACTTGACTGTACTGGAGCTGAATATCTCGAGTTTCTTTACCGCAAGTCTCATCTTTTGCTTGTAACTGCTTGCGTAATAGCTTTGCGACACAATCCTTCTCTCAAGGCCCGAGTGTATTCACAATTACTTGATATAGTTGATCTCCTCGTTTCCCAAGAATTACTGACTGCATCGCCCTCTCtccaattttttgaagctgTCTCTATATTGTCTCTGTACCAACCTCTTCGTTACgttcaaaaacaagatcTTTGGCTCCTTAGCGGGTTTGCCTTGCGGCACCGCATCCTCTCGAGTACCCAAGGTTGGTTCAACGGCTTTGTAGGTTCTCGATCAACCCTTACTTACCTGGACATTGTTCCTGCTCGTACTTGGAACCATCTTTGCCATGCCCATTTACTCATGTGTATAGGATATCGTCGACATGCAATGCTTGAAGAACCCACCTTCGACGAGTGTAGAAATATTTTGACCAACTGCCAAGCCAGTGAATTCGATGGAAACATCCTTGGTATGTTGTCTGTTTATTCCATGTTGTATCGTTTACTTCGTTCGTCTTTTGATTTAGATTATGCCATTTTTCAACTCGAAGAATGGCGAAAAGAATGGTGTCACTTATGGGAGCAACCCGAACCAGTGTATTCGCAGGTTGCTTATTTTTATGCTTACAATGTCGTTTATGAAGTTGGCATCCAAATGACTTCAGATACGAAGCATCTTGCTAATATTGCAGAATATGTTGGTATGCTTGAAACGTATGCTTTAAAGACTGTCAACGCCATTTTTGAACTCTCTGCGTATGATATGTCTCGTTGTTCTGACCATGTCTTGTTTCATGCGGCCTTTGCTTGTGCCAGCATGCTACGATTAATGTATGCGGCGAAAACCAAAGACATTGGTTCTCTAGCGGTTCAAACAGAACTTTTGAACGAAGTTGTTACAAAGACATGGAAATGGCTTTTATTGATTAGCGTCGATCAATATCATTTCGCTACCAAATTCGCTACCTACTTAAAAGAGTACCAATCTACTGTCAACGAGGCAGACCCAGATACTTTTCTGTCTTCCGCCAAATCAGGTTCTTCTATTGTCCCTTCGTCTTCTGATCCAACGTCGACTCCGTCCACATGGTATAGAGGCCCACCTCGAGCGGTATCCGATGCAACACTGCAAGGAATAAAGCCATATAATTTAGGAGTGGCTACTGTGGAACATGGCTAA
- the uck2 gene encoding uracil phosphoribosyltransferase Uck2 → MSRSNFGLENVRVLHQTVYLISLMTIIRDKNTNHSEFVRTSNIIINMLVQEAMNYVPMKKHLIVSGSGGTYNGFKPAQKICGVSILRAGESMEHGLNAAFHSVPIGKILVQRDELTFESKLLFCKLPKGIEAYLVFLMDPLLATGNSSVLAIQALLRKGVPEENIVFLNLICCSQGIENIGKRFPKLKLVTAAIDPELNDQCYVLPGCGDFGDRYFGTS, encoded by the exons ATGTCTCGTTCAAATTTTGGACTGGAAAATGTACGAGTTCTTCATCAGACTGTGTACTTAATTTCGTTAATGACAATTATTCGTGATAAAAATACCAATCATTCTGAATTTGTCAGAACATCAAATATAATCATTAATATGCTGGTACAGGAGGCAATGAATTATGTCCCCATGAAGAAACACCTTATTGTTAGTGGTTCTGGTGGTACATACAATGGCTTTAAGCCTGCCCAAAAAATATGTGGTGTAAGTATTTTGAGAGCTGGTGAAAGCATGGAACATGGCTTGAATGCTGCTTTTCATTCCGTACCCATTGGGAAAATCCTTGTCCAAAGAGACGAGTTGACTTTTGAGTCCAAGCTCCTATTCTGTAAATTGCCCAAAGGCATTGAAGCctatttggtttttcttaTGGACCCTTTGTTGGCAACAGGAAACTCTTCTGTCCTTGCCATCCAGGCGTTATTACGAAAAGGTGTCCCAGAGGAAAACATCGTTTTTCTTAATCTGATTTGTTGTTCTCAAGGTATTGAGAATATTGGAAAGCGATTTCCTAAACTCAAATTGGTTACTGCAGCTATCGATCCAGAATTAAATGATCAATG CTATGTGTTACCTGGCTGTGGAGACTTTGGAGACCGCTATTTTGGTACTTCTTAA